One region of Cyanobium sp. M30B3 genomic DNA includes:
- a CDS encoding aspartate carbamoyltransferase — MRFDRLGPDVYGNAHPQALLQAIQEEGEALLDLANQHVISTLQYSPATLLQLFRLAAKYESNPNRYIRHNSPLRGKILINAFYEPSTRTRLSFDSAWHRLGGDTITITDRSTTGLAKGESLQDVAEMFNNYGDCVVLRDTHAEAIHAMTSSLHIPIINAGNGIDEHPTQAMADLYTIFKWRPQLVKAIVNPEERIRIGVVGVPGRMRTVRSLLRILAKFPAMVEELVLFHEPGVDPAEGYWDPGQREELEAAGLKLSTSDNLQAAIPHLDVIYINAIAWVGDSYEVHGGGFRLTADLPYKRGAIVLHPLARGRELDTSLDRTDHNWYFSQARGAVFVRMALLTCMVERTAQVMDII, encoded by the coding sequence ATCCGTTTCGACCGCCTGGGCCCTGATGTCTACGGCAATGCGCACCCCCAGGCCCTGTTGCAGGCCATCCAGGAGGAGGGGGAAGCGCTGCTCGATCTGGCCAACCAGCACGTGATCTCCACGCTGCAGTACAGCCCGGCAACCCTGCTGCAGCTGTTCCGGCTGGCGGCCAAGTACGAGAGCAATCCCAACCGCTACATCCGCCACAACAGCCCGCTGCGGGGCAAGATCCTGATCAACGCCTTCTACGAGCCGAGCACCCGCACGCGACTGTCCTTCGACAGCGCCTGGCACCGGCTCGGCGGCGACACGATCACCATCACCGACCGCAGCACCACGGGCCTGGCCAAGGGGGAATCGCTGCAGGACGTGGCCGAGATGTTCAACAACTATGGCGACTGCGTGGTGCTGCGCGACACCCACGCCGAGGCCATCCACGCGATGACCAGCTCGCTGCACATCCCGATCATCAATGCCGGCAATGGCATCGATGAACATCCCACCCAGGCCATGGCCGACCTGTACACGATCTTCAAGTGGCGGCCCCAACTGGTGAAGGCGATCGTGAACCCGGAGGAGCGGATCCGCATCGGCGTGGTGGGTGTTCCAGGCCGGATGCGAACGGTGCGCTCGCTGCTGCGCATCCTCGCCAAGTTCCCGGCCATGGTGGAGGAGCTGGTGCTCTTCCACGAGCCCGGCGTGGACCCCGCCGAGGGCTATTGGGATCCAGGGCAGCGGGAGGAACTGGAGGCCGCGGGCCTGAAGCTGAGCACCAGCGACAACCTGCAGGCTGCCATCCCCCACCTCGATGTGATCTACATCAATGCGATCGCCTGGGTGGGCGACAGCTACGAGGTGCACGGCGGAGGCTTCCGGCTCACCGCCGACCTGCCCTACAAGCGTGGTGCGATCGTGCTCCACCCCCTTGCACGGGGCCGGGAGCTGGACACCAGCCTGGATCGCACCGATCACAACTGGTACTTCTCCCAGGCCCGCGGAGCTGTGTTCGTGCGCATGGCCCTGCTCACCTGCATGGTGGAACGCACCGCCCAGGTGATGGACATCATCTAG
- the asnB gene encoding asparagine synthase (glutamine-hydrolyzing) has translation MCGIGGIFHRQAERPIDEQLLVNMAAIQVHRGPDGFGVRSLPGQGVGFCHARLSIIDLDANRGRQPFVSEDGELLMAHNGEFYDFQRIRADLTARGVRFSSKSDSEILLRLYQEQGLEATLPLLRGEFAFALFNRQSDTLVLVRDRFGVKPQYWTLTDEGLVFGSELKVLFAHPGVPRRFSSQGLFHQLMQTVVPGTTAFEGVHQLLPGHVLTVRRRGGAFEISDRAYWDVNFPRQGERDGNLSESDHIEAVRAALLEAVEVRMVADVPVGCYLSGGIDSCSILGLAAAVSQNPVRAFTIGFDDARYDETPIATEMAEATGAEQLVMRLSGDELYGHLEDTIWHTERSIYNTLAVAKFLMSREVNRAHYKVVMTGEGSDELFGGYPAFRRDMFLHGLDDLPAAERQEWEQLLQQANALVQGAMLAEEQVHDPALEAVVGFTPSCLQPWLACAPLVPDLLAPEHRRACAGYAPGAAIAASLDPQQLEGRHALDRAQYVWIKTMLEGQILTWGGDRVDMAHAMEARPAFLDHHLAAVAVQVPPELRIKGKTEKYVLREAMRGLLPEVLYKREKFAFMAPPAHADAEKRSAMQALADRYLSPETIAAAGLLDPAGVAALFERHDHPDTSAAQRVQLDAIINHLICVQIMHRLFVAADIPSQARRRADALGWQLHHENEAEPAYARIGMSPVA, from the coding sequence ATGTGTGGAATCGGCGGCATCTTCCATCGCCAGGCCGAGCGGCCGATCGATGAACAGCTGCTGGTGAACATGGCGGCCATCCAGGTACACCGCGGCCCCGACGGCTTCGGCGTGCGCAGCCTGCCGGGGCAGGGCGTGGGCTTCTGCCATGCCCGCCTGTCGATCATCGACCTGGACGCCAACCGCGGCCGCCAGCCGTTCGTGTCCGAGGACGGCGAGCTGCTGATGGCCCACAACGGCGAGTTCTACGACTTCCAGCGCATCCGCGCCGATCTCACCGCCCGGGGGGTGCGCTTCAGCAGCAAGAGTGATTCCGAGATCCTGCTGCGCCTCTACCAGGAGCAGGGGCTGGAGGCCACCCTGCCCCTGCTGCGCGGCGAGTTCGCCTTCGCCCTGTTCAACCGCCAGAGCGACACGCTGGTGCTGGTGCGCGACCGCTTCGGCGTCAAACCCCAGTACTGGACCCTCACCGACGAGGGCCTGGTGTTCGGCTCCGAACTCAAGGTGCTGTTCGCCCACCCCGGCGTGCCGCGCCGCTTCAGCTCCCAGGGGCTGTTCCACCAGCTGATGCAGACGGTGGTGCCGGGCACCACCGCCTTCGAGGGGGTGCACCAGCTGCTGCCGGGCCACGTGCTCACGGTGCGCCGCCGGGGCGGCGCGTTCGAGATCAGTGATCGGGCCTACTGGGACGTGAACTTCCCCCGCCAGGGGGAGCGCGACGGCAACCTCAGCGAGAGCGACCACATCGAGGCCGTGCGCGCCGCCCTGCTGGAGGCGGTGGAGGTGCGCATGGTGGCCGACGTGCCGGTGGGCTGCTACCTCTCCGGCGGCATCGACTCCTGCTCGATCCTGGGGCTGGCGGCGGCGGTGAGCCAGAACCCGGTGCGGGCGTTCACGATCGGCTTCGACGACGCCCGCTACGACGAGACGCCGATCGCCACCGAGATGGCCGAGGCCACCGGCGCCGAGCAACTGGTGATGCGGCTCTCCGGCGACGAGCTCTACGGCCACCTGGAGGACACCATCTGGCACACCGAGCGCAGCATCTACAACACCCTGGCGGTGGCCAAGTTCCTGATGAGCCGGGAGGTGAACCGCGCCCACTACAAGGTGGTGATGACCGGCGAGGGCTCCGACGAACTGTTCGGCGGCTACCCGGCCTTCCGCCGCGACATGTTCCTGCACGGCCTCGACGACCTGCCGGCGGCCGAGCGCCAGGAGTGGGAGCAGCTGCTGCAGCAGGCCAACGCCCTGGTGCAGGGGGCGATGCTGGCCGAGGAGCAGGTGCACGACCCTGCCCTGGAGGCGGTGGTGGGCTTCACCCCCAGCTGCCTGCAGCCCTGGCTGGCCTGCGCGCCGCTGGTGCCCGATCTGCTGGCCCCCGAACACCGCCGGGCCTGCGCCGGCTACGCCCCCGGCGCCGCCATCGCCGCCAGCCTCGATCCGCAACAGCTGGAGGGCCGTCACGCCCTCGACCGGGCCCAGTACGTGTGGATCAAGACCATGCTCGAGGGCCAGATCCTCACCTGGGGCGGCGACCGGGTGGACATGGCCCACGCCATGGAGGCCCGCCCCGCCTTCCTCGACCACCACCTGGCCGCGGTGGCGGTGCAGGTGCCGCCGGAGCTGCGCATCAAGGGCAAAACCGAGAAGTACGTGCTGCGCGAGGCCATGCGCGGCCTGCTGCCGGAGGTGCTCTACAAGCGGGAGAAGTTCGCCTTCATGGCACCGCCTGCCCACGCCGATGCCGAGAAGCGCTCCGCCATGCAGGCCCTGGCGGACCGCTACCTCAGCCCGGAGACGATCGCCGCGGCCGGGCTGCTCGATCCGGCCGGGGTGGCCGCTCTGTTCGAGCGCCACGACCACCCGGACACCAGCGCCGCCCAGCGGGTGCAGCTGGACGCCATCATCAACCACCTGATCTGCGTGCAGATCATGCACAGGCTGTTCGTGG